From Etheostoma cragini isolate CJK2018 chromosome 17, CSU_Ecrag_1.0, whole genome shotgun sequence, one genomic window encodes:
- the dlg5a gene encoding disks large homolog 5a isoform X6: MEPKHKELLDQCHQNLLESITDADQLIELLIVSGTLSQLDRFELDQNCSSSAEKVDHLLKMLMNKESDHFLELCVALEKAYPDLYTALFSNNGGGPVDHSTGSTYSVLSTMPSDSESSSSLSSVGSPVNGEASSPPPAINDNRPSGDNLDTILFQLRQVTRERDELRKRLALASPGTTFDDCRPNSKPSHDYERLKSQCMRAMADLQSLQNQHTKTLKRCEEAVKEADFYHMLHSRILGEQTQLKEEMETLRRDDTQLVREHNHLKQSCEELKRLHSQDQKELADLRLQQQQVMREKGSSEVLNKLYDTAMDKLEGVKKEYDALSKRYSEKVANHNTDLSRLEQAEEENRRLQKQMDALLKQRDSAIHYQQQYSTSIRRFDSVQQELNKSSAQNKELQREMERLQSEVTRYKNLQLKSTKDCEKYKEERDSVFNEYRLIMSERDQVIKELDKLQTELEAAEARLKNTSSERVVASEELEALRQELNSSLVDRDRAICERNELLEKYCHEVKDKAEAQKELSQACKDIEMVREERDVARKERTEAIIQRDQLLREYYQARQKQDSATLDMERANKEIEMLRKQYEAMSQELKEATQEAEVAKCRRDWAFQERDKIVAERESIRTLCDNLRRERDRAVSDLADALRNLDDMRKQKNDALRELKELKEKMESQLEKEARFCQLMAHSSHDSAIDTDSLEWETEVVEFEKDRDDMDLKALGFDIAEGVNDPYLPGDCGIFVTRVDKGSIADGRLRVNDWLLKINDMDLTNKDRKQVVKAFLNGGGLINMVVRRRKSLGGRFLTPVHINLVGHQDSGIGLESGVFVTALVQGSPAAREGSLTVGDRLIAINGIALDNKSVTECEALLRSCRDSLSLSLMKFFPHSTSGQNIFESLRESSEKSNGRIHLSEIHSRNSRNLKHNSSTQTDIFCPDVGTTSTSSISGERRKVRGESDEVYSNVSKPFSTGSLHATGLRPPSDLGTGRYGPSAFQECCPYTKAPSSLPFDPVSASDCITMETTLEKKHSGGTWPKMMVGGMSVALDNTSPVAAAAQLSIYKSPKQRKSIFDPDTFKRPETPSSKMEYMAANQIAAMAAAAASHSPQPSKTESLSSSSTPTPTPPTPPTRSDSFKFKHKHQSSSASDCTITSDGKGEAAISMAPGERGERERDRNGNHYFLDGQVLTSRKSCDEDIGRTRGEEPEVKRPRPKSAPALRRRMTPQTITLPSFQSYSNDEHSPEPRDMLRSSPSRSHRHSVGFVPTVYNGTLPPNSVHRGLAPCPAVTAVMRNPVYTVRSHRVHTSNCPSVASQICHQHTHTSPQHQGRLSLDLSQQKRTSDYSESSSSRSSRASHGTNSLPSSARLASSNNVQYRTERIKIPSTPRYPRSMLGSDRGSLSHSECSSPSLITPPQSPLNLETSSFASSQSQGSISTLPRISVSPLPIGERRKDRPYLEEPRNVIVHKGAEPLGISIVGGENGGIFVSKVTGGSIAHQAGLEYGDQLLEYNGINLRNATEQQARLIIGQQCDTITIMAQYNPHMYQLGIHSRSSSRLEPVSTHSTPQGSGAATPDNHSNIDTLSEQDEGTLTPSSKQTTPTTSPNNFIRMPSEGSKKVDEPRLVTVRRPGVEVGVTLCGGNLRGVYIESLDEDSPARGPDGLLPGDIILEYNSVNMKNKTAEEVYVEMLKPAETVTFKVQHLPDDFSRLKDVPGDGFYIRALYDRVGEAEGDLSFKKDDILYVDESLPKGSFGTWMAWQLDENAQQIQRGQIPSKYMMDQEFYRRHSVTEMKEDSSKTLSAAARRSFFRRKQKHKRSSSKDSKEMVALDAISTDSLPFLDDCVSLAYQRVQKVECTSPRPVLILGPLTDAVKEMLVKESPGKFCRCLLEVMKASQQAIERGVKDCLFIDYKRRSGHFDVTTVASIKEITDKGCHCLLDIAPHAIERLHSIHIYPIVVFVRYKNAKQIKEQKDPVYLRDKVSQKHSKEQFESAQKIEQEYSKFFTGIVQGGTLPYICTQIMTIVDQEQSKVLWTPLGCP; encoded by the exons GTTCCACATACAGCGTTCTCTCCACTATGCCGTCTGACTCAGAAAGCAGCAGCTCCCTCAGTAGTGTTG GTTCGCCCGTTAACGGTGAAGCATCCTCCCCACCCCCCGCCATTAACGACAACCGGCCATCCGGTGACAACCTGGATACCATCTTGTTCCAGCTCCGCCAGGTGACCCGGGAGAGGGATGAGCTCCGTAAGCGTCTGGCGTTGGCATCGCCCGGGACCACCTTCGATGACTGCAG GCCAAATTCCAAACCCAGTCATGACTATGAGCGTCTCAAAAGTCAGTGCATGAGGGCCATGGCAGATCTGCAGTCTCTCCAGAACCAGCACACCAAAACACTCAAGAGGTGCGAGGAGGCTGTAAAAGAGGCTGACTTCTACCA CATGCTGCACAGCCGCATCTTAGGCGAACAAACCCAGCtgaaggaggagatggagacaCTCAGGAGGGACGACACTCAACTTGTCCGAGAGCACAACCACCTAAAACAGAGCTGCGAGGAGCTCAAACGACTACACAGTCAAGACCAGAAAGAGTTAGCAGACCTCCGGCTGCAGCAACAACAg GTAATGAGAGAGAAGGGCTCATCAGAGGTGTTAAACAAACTGTATGACACAGCTATGGACAAGCTGGAGGGTGTGAAGAAGGAGTATGATGCCCTGAGCAAGCGCTACAGTGAGAAGGTGGCTAACCACAATACAGACTTGAGTCGCCTTGAGCAGGCCGAGGAGGAGAACCGAAGGCTGCAGAAGCAGATGGACGCGCTGCTCAAACAGCGAGACTCAGCCATACACTACCAGCAGCAGTACTCCACCTCGATAAGGAG GTTTGATTCAGTACAGCAGGAGCTGAACAAGTCCTCCGCTCAGAACAAGGAGTtgcagagagagatggagcgCCTGCAGTCAGAGGTGACGCGCTACAAGAACTTGCAACTGAAGTCGACCAAGGACTGCGAGAAGTACAAGGAGGAGAGGGACTCTGTGTTTAACGAGTATCGTCTCATCATGAGTGAGAGGGACCAGGTGATCAAGGAGCTGGACAAGCTGCAGACAGAGCTGGAGGCAGCCGAGGCCCGACTGAAAAACACCTCTTCAGAAAGAGTGGTTGCCAGTGAAGAGTTGGAGGCACTCCGGCAG GAGTTAAACTCGTCACTGGTGGACCGTGACAGGGCCATCTGCGAGAGGAACGAGCTGCTGGAGAAGTACTGCCATGAGGTGAAGGACAAGGCCGAGGCTCAGAAGGAGCTGAGTCAGGCCTGCAAGGACATCGAGATGGTACGGGAGGAGAGGGACGTGGCCCGCAAAGAGAGGACGGAGGCCATCATTCAAAGGGATCAGCTGCTCCGAGAGTACTATCAGGCCAGACAG AAACAAGACTCGGCCACCCTTGACATGGAACGAGCCAATAAGGAGATTGAGATGCTGAGGAAACAGTATGAAGCCATGTCCCAGGAACTTAAGGAGGCCACGCAGGAGGCGGAGGTGGCCAAATGTCGACGGGACTGGGCCTTTCAAGAGAGGGACAAAATAGtggcagagagggagagcatAAG GACTCTGTGTGATAACCTACGCCGGGAGAGGGACCGGGCAGTCAGCGATCTGGCCGATGCCCTGCGTAATCTTGACGATATGAGGAAACAGAAGAATGACGCGTTGCGAGAGCTCAAAGAACTGAA agagaagatggagagCCAGCTGGAGAAGGAGGCCCGGTTCTGTCAGCTAATGGCCCACAGCTCTCACGACTCAGCCATCGACACAGACTCCCTGGAGTGGGAGACAGAGGTTGTGGAGTTTGAGAAAGACAGG GACGACATGGATTTAAAGGCACTTGGGTTTGATATCGCTGAGGGGGTAAATGATCCGTATTTACCAGGAGATTGTGGTATATTTGTTACAAGAGTGGACAAAGGAAGTATCGCAGATGGAAGGTTAAG AGTGAATGATTGGTTGTTGAAGATTAATGACATGGACCTGACCAATAAGGACAGGAAGCAGGTGGTGAAGGCCTTCCTTAATGGTGGCGGATTGATCAACATGGTAGTAAGAAGAAGGAAGTCTCTGGGAGGAAGGTTCCTCACGCCTGTCCACATCAACCTCGTGGGACACCAAG ACAGTGGTATTGGTCTGGAGAGCGGCGTGTTTGTCACTGCCCTGGTCCAGGGCAGTCCAGCAGCCAGGGAAGGCTCTCTCACGGTTGGAGATAGACTGATCGCT ATAAATGGCATTGCTTTGGATAACAAATCTGTGACAGAGTGTGAGGCTCTTTTGAGGAGCTGCAGGGATTCTCTTAGCCTCTCTTTGATGAAG TTCTTCCCTCACAGCACGTCAGGCCAGAACATCTTTGAGAGTCTGCGTGAGTCTTCAGAGAAGTCCAATGGGCGCATTCACTTGTCTGAAATTCATTCCCGGAACAGCCGCAACCTGAAACACAACAGCTCAACACAGACTGACATATTCTGCCCTGATGTTGGAACCACCAGCACAAGTAGCATCTCTGGGGAGAGGCGGAAGGTCAGAGGAGAATCTGATGAGGTGTACAGCAACGTCAGCAAGCCGTTCTCCACAGGGTCCCTCCATGCTACTGGCCTTCGGCCGCCCTCTGACTTGGGCACTGGCCGCTACGGCCCCAGTGCTTTCCAAGAGTGCTGTCCCTACACAAAGGCGCCTTCCTCCTTGCCCTTTGACCCTGTCTCTGCCTCAGACTGCATCACAATGGAGACAACCCTGGAGAAGAAGCACAGTGGGGGCACATGGCCCAAGATGATGGTGGGAGGTATGTCCGTCGCACTAGATAACACCAGTCCAGTCGCAGCAGCAGCCCAGCTCTCCATCTACAAATCGCCCAAGCAGAGGAAGTCCATCTTTGACCCAGACACTTTCAAACGCCCCGAAACACCTTCCTCTAAGATGGAGTACatggcagccaatcagattgCAGCAATGGCCGCTGCTGCAGCTTCCCACTCCCCACAGCCTTCGAAGACAGaatccctctcctcctcatccacTCCCACCCCGACCCCTCCAACCCCACCCACTCGCAGTGACTCCTTCAagttcaaacacaaacatcaaagcAGCTCTGCCTCTGACTGCACGATCACCTCAGATGGCAAGGGAGAGGCTGCCATCTCCATGGCGCCGGGAGAGAGAGGCGAGCgagaaagggacagaaatgGAAACCACTATTTCCTGGACGGCCAGGTTCTGACCTCGAGGAAATCATGCGATGAGGACATTGGCCGAACCAGAGGGGAGGAGCCAGAGGTGAAGAGGCCGCGCCCCAAATCTGCCCCCGCCCTTCGACGTAGGATGACCCCACAGACTATCACTCTTCCCTCCTTCCAA AGCTACTCTAACGATGAGCATTCACCAGAGCCCCGGGACATGCTGCGTTCCTCCCCCAGCCGCTCCCATCGGCACAGCGTCGGCTTTGTCCCCACAGTCTACAATGGCACACTACCTCCTA ATTCAGTCCACCGGGGTCTGGCTCCTTGCCCTGCTGTGACAGCCGTGATGAGGAATCCAGTATACACCGTGCGCAGTCACCGCGTTCATACCAGCAACTGTCCATCTGTCGCCTCCCAGATATGTCACCAGCACACCCACACCAG cCCACAACACCAGGGTCGACTGAGCCTGGACCTGAGCCAGCAGAAGCGCACAAGTGACTACTCTGAATCCTCATCGTCACGTAGCAGCAGAGCTTCACACGGTACAAACTCACTGCCCTCCAGTGCACGACTCG CTTCCTCCAATAATGTCCAGTACCGCACAGAGAGGATCAAAATCCCTTCCACTCCCCGCTACCCCCGTTCCATGCTGGGGTCAGACAGAG GCTCCCTCTCACACTCTGAGTGTAGCAGTCCCAGTCTCATCACACCTCCGCAATCGCCACTCAATCTGGAGACTTCCTCGTTTgccagcagccaatcacaaggCTCCATTTCCACTTTACCTCGGATCTCAGTCAGCCCTTTGCCAATAGGGGAGCGCAGGAAAGACAG GCCATACTTGGAGGAACCCCGCAATGTAATTGTGCACAAAGGCGCGGAGCCTCTGGGCATTTCCATCGTCGGTGGGGAGAATGGAGGGATCTTTGTTTCTAAAGTTACGGGAGGTAGCATCGCCCACCAGGCAGGACTGGAGTACGGAGACCAATTACTGGAG TATAACGGCATCAACCTGCGGAACGCTACGGAGCAGCAAGCTCGACTCATCATCGGCCAGCAGTGTGACACCATCACCATTATGGCCCAGTACAACCCACACATGTACCAGCTGGGCATCCACTCTCGCTCCAG CTCTCGCTTGGAGCCAGTCAGTACTCACTCAACTCCCCAGGGGAGTGGAGCTGCCACCCCCGACAATCACTCCAACATCGATACACTCAGCGAACAGGACGAGGGCACGCTCACTCCATCCTCCAAACAGACCACACCCACTACCAGTCCCAACAATTTCATCAG AATGCCGTCTGAGGGCAGCAAGAAGGTGGATGAGCCGAGACTTGTGACGGTGCGCAGGCCAGGGGTGGAGGTGGGAGTGACACTCTGCGGCGGGAACCTACGGGGCGTTTACATAGAGAGCCTGGATGAAGACAGTCCTGCCAGAGGCCCTGACGGGCTGCTTCCTGGGGACATCATTCTGGAG TACAACTCTGTGAATATGAAGAATAAGACCGCAGAAGAGGTGTACGTGGAGATGCTGAAGCCTGCCGAGACGGTCACATTCAAGGTGCAGCATCTGCCAGATGACTTCAGCAGACTCAAAGATGTTCCAGGAGATGGCTTTTATATTAG AGCACTTTACGACCGGGTGGGGGAGGCTGAGGGGGACCTCAGTTTTAAGAAAGATGACATCCTGTACGTGGATGAGTCTTTACCAAAGGGCAGCTTCGGGACGTGGATGGCCTGGCAGCTAGATGAGAATGCACAGCAGATCCAGAGGGGGCAGATCCCCAGCAAGTACAT gATGGACCAGGAGTTTTACCGCAGACACAGTGTGACAGAAATGAAGGAAGACTCCAGTAAGACTCTCTCTGCAGCGGCCCGCAGATCCTTCTTCaggagaaaacagaaacacaaacgcAGCAGCTCCAAAGACAGCAAAGAGATGGTGGCTCTGGACGCCATCAGCACAGACTCCCTCCCCTTCCTTGATG ACTGTGTGAGCTTGGCATACCAGCGGGTCCAGAAGGTGGAGTGCACCTCTCCCCGACCGGTACTTATCCTTGGGCCACTCACTGATGCTGTCAAGGAGATGCTGGTCAAAGAGTCTCCTGGGAAGTTCTGCAGATGTTTACTGG AGGTGATGAAGGCATCCCAGCAAGCCATCGAGCGGGGCGTGAAAGACTGCCTCTTCATCGACTACAAGCGCAGGAGTGGCCATTTTGACGTGACCACTGTTGCTTCTATAAAGGAAATAACAGATAAG GGCTGTCACTGTTTGCTTGACATTGCCCCGCACGCCATCGAAAGGCTCCACAGCATTCACATTTATCCAATCGTCGTCTTTGTCCGCTACAAAAACGCAAAGCAGATCAA ggAGCAGAAAGATCCGGTTTATCTGCGGGATAAAGTCTCTCAAAAACATTCCAAGGAGCAATTTGAAAGTGCACAGAAGATAGAGCAAGAGTACAGCAAATTCTTCACAG GTATTGTCCAAGGTGGCACCCTTCCTTACATTTGCACTCAGATCATGACTATAGTTGATCAAGAACAAAGTAAAGTCCTGTGGACTCCACTTGGCTGCCCCTAG